The following coding sequences lie in one Clarias gariepinus isolate MV-2021 ecotype Netherlands chromosome 27, CGAR_prim_01v2, whole genome shotgun sequence genomic window:
- the gtf2h5 gene encoding general transcription factor IIH subunit 5 encodes MVNVLKGVLVECDPAMKQFLLYLDETSALGKKFIIQDLDDTHVFILAEVVHILQEKVGELMDQNSFPITQK; translated from the exons ATGGTGAATGTATTAAAAGGAGTTCTTGTGGAATG CGATCCCGCGATGAAGCAGTTCCTTCTGTACCTGGACGAGACCTCAGCTCTGGGGAAGAAGTTCATAATTCAGGACCTAGATGATACACACGTCTTTATTTTGGCTGAAGTTGTGCACATACTGCAGGAAAAAGTTGGCGAGCTCATGGACCAGAACTCTTTCCCCATCACACAGAAATGA